A window of the Lepus europaeus isolate LE1 chromosome 5, mLepTim1.pri, whole genome shotgun sequence genome harbors these coding sequences:
- the LOC133759222 gene encoding T-cell surface glycoprotein CD1e, membrane-associated-like, which produces MGISFRLSDNQLSHCCLLSTTDYGDFPVDYTATRRCLVSFDNNFGTVEMRGGEEDKSTERMQKTSESSKNKLKGIVKGAYRNIKEDQEVGFRKVRQRAGSEALRLHYAPAEEPLTFRVIQISSFANQSWARNQGSGWLGDIQTHGLDSVSGTILFLKPWSHGNFSKEELSDIQALLQFYLHGFIRVVQAFASQFQFEYPFVIQISAGCAVHAGAGSESFLYGAYQGSDFLRFQGGSWQPSPGAGTRAQMVCRLLNEYRGIREMAQILLNDTLPRFTGGLLAKGKSELERQVKPEAWLSSGPSPGPGRLLLVCRVSGFYPKPVWVMWMRGDKQQSRTRRGDVLPNADGTWYLRVTLDVAAGAAAGLSCRVKHSSLRGHDIIVPWGGHSILLWLICLTVIVTLFMLAVAESWFPKQSSNANICVIELPSDYNTEEPRIFKQQLCLAQELGIKQRFLQEWKTILNKIRSH; this is translated from the exons ATGGGCATTTCCTTCAGATTAAGTGATAATCAGCTCTCCCACTGCTGTCTCTTGTCCACTACGGATTATGGAGATTTTCCTGTGGATTACACAGCTACACGCAGATGCCTTGTGTCTTTTGATAATAATTTTGGAACAGTAGAAATGAGGGGTGGAGAAGAGGATAAGAGCACAGAAAGAATGCAGAAAACAAGTGAGAGTAGCAAAAATAAGCTCAAAGGAATAGTAAAGGGAGCTTACAGGAATATCAAAGAAGACCAAGAAGTAGGATTTAGGAAGGTCAGGCAGCGGGCAG GTTCTGAGGCTCTCAGACTCCATTACGCACCTGCAGAAGAGCCCCTGACCTTCCGCGTCATCCAGATCTCCTCTTTTGCCAACCAAAGCTGGGCACGGAACCAGGGCTCAGGATGGCTGGGTGACATTCAGACTCATGGCTTGGACAGCGTCTCAGGCACCATCCTGTTTTTGAAGCCATGGTCTCATGGAAACTTCAGCAAGGAAGAGTTGAGTGATATCCAGGCACTGCTCCAGTTCTATCTCCATGGTTTTATACGTGTAGTACAAGCCTTTGCAAGTCAGTTTCAGTTTGAAT ACCCCTTTGTGATCCAGATATCTGCTGGATGTGCAGTGCACGCTGGAGCTGGTTCTGAAAGCTTCTTATATGGTGCATATCAAGGATCAGATTTCCTGAGATtccaaggaggctcctggcagCCATCTCCAGGAGCAGGGACTCGGGCCCAAATGGTCTGCAGGTTGCTCAATGAGTACAGAGGCATTAGAGAAATGGCACAGATCCTTCTTAATGACACCTTGCCACGATTTACGGGAGGCCTCCTTGCAAAAGGGAAGTCAGAACTGGAACGGCAAG TGAAGCCTGAGGCCTGGCTGTCCagcggccccagccctgggcctggccgtCTGCTGCTGGTGTGCCGTGTCTCTGGCTTCTACCCAAAGCCCGTGTGGGTGATGTGGATGCGTGGTGACAAGCAGCAGTCACGCACTCGACGAGGTGACGTCCTGCCCAATGCTGATGGGACGTGGTATCTCCGAGTTACCCTGGACGTGGCGGCTGGGGCGGCGGCTGGGCTGTCCTGTCGGGTGAAGCACAGCAGCCTCAGAGGACATGACATCATCGTTCCCTGGG GTGGACACTCCATCCTCCTGTGGCTCatctgtttgactgtgattgtcacCTTGTTCATGTTGGCTGTAGCTGAGTCATGGTTTccaaagcagag CTCAAATGCAAACATCTGTGTAATCGAACTTCCCAGTGACTACAACACTGAAGAGCCCAGGATATTCAAACAGCAGCTTTGCCTGGCACAAGAATTGGGCATCAAACAAAGATTCTTGCAGGAGTggaaaacaatcttaaacaagaTCCGGTCACATTAG
- the LOC133759223 gene encoding T-cell surface glycoprotein CD1e, membrane-associated-like: MLLLFHNGLLCPEKGTVGSEALRPHYAPAEEPLTFRVIQISTFANQSWARNQGSGWLGDIQTHGWDSVSGTIIFLKPWSHGTFSKEDLEYLQTLFQLYFRGFTWGVRTFASQLAFKYPFEIQASAGCTVHSGAGSESFLYAAYQGSDFLSFRGGSWQPSPGAGTRAQMVCRLLNEYRYIKQLVQMLLIVTCPAFLEGLLAKGKSELERQVKPEAWLSSGPSPGPGRLLLVCRVSGFYPKPVWVMWMRGDKQQSRTRRGDVLPNADGTWYLRVTLDVAAGAAAGLSCRVKHSSLRGHDIIVPWGEEQRGSCWEMSRGHRGL; the protein is encoded by the exons ATGCTCCTCCTGTTCCACAATGGACTTCTCTGCCCTGAGAAAGGAACAGTGG GTTCTGAAGCTCTCAGACCCCATTATGCACCTGCAGAAGAGCCCCTGACCTTTCGCGTCATCCAGATCTCCACCTTTGCCAACCAAAGCTGGGCACGGAATCAGGGCTCAGGATGGCTGGGTGACATTCAGACTCACGGCTGGGACAGCGTCTCAGGCACCATCATCTTTCTGAAACCATGGTCTCATGGAACCTTTAGCAAGGAGGATTTGGAGTACCTCCAGACGCTGTTCCAGTTGTATTTCCGTGGTTTTACCTGGGGAGTACGAACCTTCGCCAGTCAGCTTGCGTTCAAAT ACCCCTTTGAGATCCAAGCGTCTGCTGGATGCACAGTACACTCTGGAGCTGGTTCTGAAAGCTTCCTATATGCAGCATATCAAGGATCAGATTTCCTGAGTTTccgaggaggctcctggcagCCATCTCCAGGAGCAGGGACTCGGGCCCAAATGGTCTGCAGGTTGCTCAATGAGTACAGATATATAAAACAACTTGTGCAGATGCTTCTTATTGTAACATGCCCAGCATTTCTGGAAGGCCTCCTTGCAAAAGGGAAGTCAGAACTGGAACGGCAAG TGAAGCCTGAGGCCTGGCTGTCCAGcggccccagccctggtcctggccGTCTGCTGCTGGTGTGCCGTGTCTCTGGCTTCTACCCAAAGCCCGTGTGGGTGATGTGGATGCGTGGTGACAAGCAGCAGTCACGCACTCGACGAGGTGACGTCCTGCCCAATGCTGATGGGACGTGGTATCTCCGAGTTACCCTGGACGTGGCGGCTGGGGCGGCGGCTGGGCTGTCCTGTCGGGTGAAGCACAGCAGCCTCAGAGGACATGACATCATCGTTCCCTGGGGTGAGGAGCAACGGGGATCCTGCTGGGAAATGAGCAGGGGCCATCGTGGCCTTTAA